TCAAAAAATTATGAAGCGGCTTTAGAAATAGCAATAAAAATAAGTAAAAAAGTTTATACTTCAGAAGACGGTAAAAAATACCAAGTTTTAGAAGCAGTAAATGGTTTTTCTAAAGGTGGTGGAGAAGCATTATATGTTGCTTCAAATTTAGACTTGAAAGCATTAATTATCGATCCTTCCCCTGTTGTCAATGCAGGAAGATATATTGACAACAACAAAATTTTAGCCATTGTTCCAGGAAATGGAGAAGCCTTTTTAAACCGTGTATCAGAAATAACAGGGACTTATGGTAATTTAAATACTTTGGAACAAAAAGTTGGAGCATCTGAAGGAAAAAGAGGTAAAAAAACTTCTTTAATTCCAGCAATTCCAGTTAGTTCTCAAGTAACAGGAATGCTTCGTTATCATTTTCCTAATATAAATAATGTTGCTGAATCATTTAACAAAACAAAAAAATATATAGAAAAAATAAAACCTATATATAACAGATTTTTTGAATAAATAATAAAAACAGTAAATAAAAATACAAAAAATTGATTTTTAAAAAAAAATACAGTATAATAACATTAAATTAAGTAAAAAATAAAAAACCAAAAACAAAAAAATAAAAATAAAAGGAGCTGTTAAATGAAAAAATTAAAATTTATTTTGTTGTCGATTTTTATTATCAGTACAATATTTTCTTGTAAATCCTTGCCAAGTGGATTAGCTGTTAAAACACCAGTTTATAATGCTGATAATGTTGACTTCTATTATGACTTGACATATAAAAAAGACGGAGAAACCCATTATGAAAGGCAAATTTGGGATCAGGCGTATGACATTTTGGATAAGGCGCAGGATTTTTTCCTGATGGATATTTTCGTGTTTCACGATTATGTTGGAAAAGGAGTGAAGGAAAAACTGGATCCATTGCCGATTGCTGAAGAGTTTGCACAGAAAATTCTGGAAAAGAGAAAAAAAGATCCGAATGTGAAGATTTACTTGATTTTGGATGAAGGGAACACATTTTACGGAGCTTATGACAATGAAATGTATAAGAGATTGGAAGCGGCTGGAGTTAAGATAGGAATTGTTGATTTGGCGAAGTTACCTGATCCAATACCAGTTTATTCAGCAATTTGGAGACTTCTTATTCAGCCTTTTGGAAATCCGAAAAATGTCGGAAAAACTAAAAACCCACTTCACGAAGGAACTGATCCTGTCACAGTTAGAAGCATTTTAAGAGCTTTAAATGGAAAAGCGGATCACAGAAAACTTATAATGAACGAAAAAACCGCAATGCTAACGACTGGAAATCCACATGCAGAAGGTTCAAGACATTCAAATGTCGCATTCAAATTTTCATCACCAATATTAAAAGACCTTTACAATGCAGAGATTCCAGTTGCAAAAATCACCAAAAAAGATGGAAGTTTAAATAGAACTTTACCGTATCAAAAATTTGATATTGAACCTTCAAAAAATAATCAGATAAAACTGCAATACTTTACTGAAGGTCAAACTGGCGAGGATATGACAAGAGAATTGAAAAATGCTCAGCCTGGCGATGAGGTGTTTATCGCACAATTTTTTCTATCAGACAGACAAATATTAACGGACATTAAAAAAGCGGCGAAAAGGGGAGTGAAATTTAGACTGATATTAAATAATTCGACAGCTGCTTTTCCAAATAAGGCGGCTTCTGGGGAACTTATGAAATTAGCTAGAAAACACGGATATGACATTGATGTGAAATTTTATAATAAAGGTGCAGAGATGTATCATGTGAAAATGATGACGATTTACAAAAAGAACTATATGATAACATATGGCGGATCGACAAATTTTACACGAAGAAATATGAGAGATTATAATTTAGAAAACGAATTAAAAATAATTTCTACTTATGATCAAAAGATTTCAAAACAAGTTACAGATTATTATGACAGACTTTGGACAAATAGAGATGGAGATTTTACACTTCCTTACGATACAGAAAAGAATGAGAAAAGGTCTAATGATTTGATTCTTAGATTCTTGGAAGTGAATGGAATTGGCGCTTTTTAGCTGATTCTAAAGATAAGATTTTAGCGAGGGGTTTATTAAATAATTTATAATTTTGATTTTTAAAAAAGCTATCAATCGAGATTTTTTGACTGATAGCTTTTTTTAGTATTATGATAATTTTTTCTAAAAAAGTTTTAATTCATAAAATTTCTTCCTGTAATTTGTAATTTATTTTTTTAACAAAAAGATAGCAAGAAGTCGTAGGCTTTCTATAAGTGGGAGATGAATTGCTTTTTTTGTAAAAAAATTGAAAAAAGGGTATATCCATGATACAATTTTTGTATAAAATATCGAAGAGAAATAATTAAAAATAATATTCAAAATCAAAAGAAGGTGTAATTTTGTGAAATATAATTTAGCATTCAAATACAGAATTTATCCAAAACACCTTGTCAGTGAATAAAATATAATTTAAATTTCATAAAAGTCTTTTCTGTAGTTTATTTATTTTTTTTAGTTCTTAAACTATAAAGCTCCAAATTCTTAAAATCTGGAGCTTTTTTGAAAGTTTAAAAATTATAATTTTAGTAAAATTTTAGTAATTAATTAATTAAAACGAAACACCTAATCCCACACCAACATGCGAGTTCTTATCTTTCGTATCATATCCACCGTTTACAGATACATCGAATTTTCCAGTTTCAAATCCAACTTTTAAGTCGCTTCTGAAGTTTCCTTTTTTCTCATCTTTAGCACTTTTTAGTCTAATTCTAGTATTTGTGTCAGTAAATTTAGCTTCATTTACTCTGTCATCAACTTTTCCAAGTTCGTGGTCGTAACCAAGTCCAAGTGACGCTTTAAATTTAGTTCCTTTTGCTGATACTGGACTAGAGAATCCAAATTCCACTCCAGCTCCTGGTCTTACTGAATAGTAGTCATTTGCTTTAACTTCCACATTTAGAGTTCCATCTTTTTCTTTAATCTTGTTAAATCTTCCGTAACCAAGTTTTAATGCAGCGTAAGGTTTAACTGTGAAGTTTCCACCAACATTGAAAGTCTTACCAAGTTCGTTTGTCAAATTAACTCCGTAAGCGTTGTAGTTAGCTTTATTTTCGTAAGAGTTATTTCCTACAACAAATCTTCTCTTCATATTATTTTGTGAAACAAATCCGTTTCCATCCAAAGTCCATTCAAGACTGTTTACATCAAAAGTTTTGTATCCACCAACTTCAAGCATTGAGATATTTTCTTTAGATCTTCCATTATCTTTTAATTTAAAGTTGTTGTTTATTGCACCTGCATAAATTCCTTGTTTTGCGTCAGCGTTGTTGAATAAATATGAAATTCCGTAAGCTGAGCTGTCTGAATCAGCTATTCCTTGAACTTTTGAGCTGTGTTTGTTTTTATCAAAGAAAGTTGAAACATGGTGTCCAGATTCATCTGCATTTTCTTTTTGCAAGTCAGAAATTCTGTTATTTAAAATATCATCTGTTTTTGAAATTCTTTGCTGAACATTTGCATATTGATTTCCGCTAACTTCACGGTATGTGTCTGCAAAAGTTTTCTTGCTGTTTACAGTGTTTAAGTAATTAAAGATTTCTTTATCATTAGAATTTGCAACTTTATATTTTTCGTCAAGTCCTCTAGCCACATCTTGAGTCATTTCATCGTCAGCAAAATTTGTGTAAGATAATTTTTTCAAAGTAACTTTTGCGATTTTGTTATTCAAAATTTCAGGATTTGCTTGCCAAACTAATGAACCAGTTTTAACATTCCAGTTTTTAATGTTGCTTGTTTGCATCGAATTATTAAATGGAGCTAATACATCGTCTCCAACTGTAACTTCAGTATCATTAGTTTTTTCAGTAGCTTCAGCACCAATTAACAAGTCAGCACTCTTTAATCCCAAGTTTGCAAGTCCTTCAATCGGTTTAGTTCTTCCCAATGAATCCACATATACTTTCATGTCGCTGCTTAAAAGTTTTCTATCTGATGACTGAACAGTCACTTGGTAAGAATTATCAACACGATCTCTTACAGCTCCACCGCTAATTTCGATATTTCCATAGTTTTTAACAGTACCACCGGCAATAACGATTCCAGCACCGCCGTTAGAGTCGATATGAATTGTTCCGTTATTTGTGAATTCTGCATCTTTTCCAACAACTACACCAACTGCATCATTTGGAGTTCCTTCAGTAGTTATAAGTCCATTATTAACACCTATGGCATCTTTTCCAAGATACATTCCGACACCGCCATCTTTGGTAATTTTAATAATTCCATAATTATCATTTATTAAAGTACCAATACCAGCCATACCAATTGAATTTTTACCAATTTCAATTTCTCCATAATTTTCTAAGTTTGCATTTGGATTATCACTGTACATTCCCATACTTGGATTATATTTATCAGATGAATCTCCTATTTTAATTTTATTGGTTTCATTAGCATTAGAAGATTTATTAAATGCTTTAGTTCTTCCTTTTCCGGTTACGTAGAATCCAATTGATTTATCACCTGATAGATCAATTAGGACATTATTTAACGAAGATACATAATCATCGCTACTATAACTGTCAATAATAGATGCAGGATCTAATTTTTGATCATTGATATTTGCTACTATTCCAATAGCGTTATTTGCTTCACTTTCAATTTTTCCGTCATTGATAGCATTTCCTGATACATCATTGTAACGTTTGTAATAGTACATTCCAATAGAATTTTCTCCTAAGTTAATAGTGTTCTCATTTACAATATAACCGTTAGACTCATGTGCTTTTCCATTTCCATCTTCATAACTATAAATTCCAATAGAATTTTTTCCAACATAAATAAATCCCTGGTTTTTGAATTCACCATTTTTAATATATGCTCCAAAACTGCTATCTCCTGTTAAATTGATAACACCTCCGTTTATATTGACGCCTGATTCCCTAGAATCAATACTTTGAATGGCAATTTGATTAGGTTTAGATCCAGATATAGTAACCTGTTTTCTAACTAAATACTTAGGAACTTCAAAAGTTGAATTTGGAGCATTCAATTTATTATATAAATCATTTGGGTCATCTAAATTCACATCTTTGTCGATAAAAATATGTGAATTATGAAATTCAGCTACATTATAATCTATTCCATTAATTGTTGGTCTTTGATTTCGAGGAACTAATGACATTAAACTATTAGAATCAGTCATTGATAAATCTGCAGTTACAGATTCAAACAAAAATATAGATGATCCTGGATGCATGTTAAGTGTTAAGTTATTGGAATTAGTCATATATTTTGTAAGCATATCATTAACTAACTGTTCCGGATTTATCGCAGTACCTGCCATATTTCTAGAAATTGCAAACCCTTTTACATCCATTGTTGTTGGGGATGCAATGTTAAGTGTTGGGGATAAGCTGTTATAATTATCAGGCAACTTAAATCCTATTTCATTTTCCCCGACATTATAATGAGTTAGAGCAATTACATTAGAAGTAGCTTGCTCCATATCTTCTTTTACAATAGTTGGAGTTGCATAACTCTTATTTAATTTTAAATTTGAAAAATTTGGAAGAGTAAATCTCGCTCCTGTACTTGGTTGCGAATAAGATGGTCCATTTTTAGCAATAGGTGTTCCACTACCATTATTTATACCGCTTCCACTTCCACTTCCGCTTCCTCCACTGCTTTCACAACTGATAATAGCAATTAATGCAAATACCATCAATAAAAATTTTTTCGTCTTGTTCATAAATCAATCTCTCCTTTAAAATTTATTTTTATTAAAAAAATTACTTTATATTATTTTCCAATATATTTCATTTTTTTAGATTATGTATGAATAAGAAAAATGTATAAACGAAATTACATAGAATTTAAAGAATAAACAAAAATATAAAATATATCATTCTGCTTAAATTTAAGTGTTTTTTTGTTTTATTAACAAAGAAATTAATATTCTGTTTTTAAATAATATTTTTTATTTCGTTTATGTTATAAGTATAGTATATAATTTTAAAAAAGTCAAGAAAAATATAAATATTTTAATTTACCATATTTTTTAATATTTTTTAAAAAATAGTAATATTCATATTTTATTTATTTTATATAATTAAAGAAAGTAAATAAATATATAAAAATAATATTTTAAAAATATTTTTTAATTTAAAATAGTAAAAAAAAGATAAAATATTTTGAAAAACTACTTGACAATCATAAAATTCTGTAGTATACTCACATTATAATAAAAACAGAAAATAAAAATATGTAAAATATAATTTAAAACAAAATACAGTTTTTACAAAAAAGAAACTTAAATAAAAATATAAATTTTAACAGAAAATAAAATGATTTAAAAACTATAAGGAGATACAACTATGAAAATTAAAAGTAAAATATTATTAGGAATTTTAGTATTATCAACATTAAGTTTTAGTGCAAAATTAAATTATACAACAGATAAAGGAATTAAATATAAAGGAGAAATAGTCAAATTTGCCAAAGAAAAACAAGGAAGCTATCCAATATTTAATATGCTTTATGATGGAGAAGCAGGAATGTCAACAGAACATTATTGGAAAGATAATTTGGGGATAAATTTAAAAGATGTGAAAGTATTAAGAGGAACAACAGAAAATGAAAAAAGATTTTATAATGATAATGCTCATATGCTTTCAATGTTTGAAGCATTTGATGTGGAAATGTCAGGTGGATATGTAAAAAATCATTTAGATGAAGTAACAGCAGCTTCAGTAATAGTACCTAATGCAATACCAAAAGGGATTCTGTCATTATCAATGTATTATATAACAGGATCAACAGGATTTATGACAAGTAAATCAGTATATTTTGGAGATACCATAAATGAATTGGCAGGTGAAGTGATGCAAACACCAAGATTTAATGGATATACATCAGATAATACAAATTTACTTGTTTCAGCTTATGGAAATGATGACACTCTAACCCCAAAAGCAAGAAAAAAAGGTGAAGATATTTATGCAATACATCCATCGCAACAAAGTTTTTTCTTTCCAATGTTTGGAGAAGAAGTTCAAAAAATGCAAAGAAGCGATATAATAAAAGTAAAAGACTTCGTTTGTAATGGATATAAATCAAATAGAACTTTTACTGACATAAGAAATATGGATGGACCTAGACAGGAGAATCCTTATAAAGGATGTGGCGTAAACGATAATCCAGATAAAGGTTATTACCCATTCTTTGCCTTATATTCAAGAGCTAACACAATTCTTGCAGATGGTGAAATAACAGCGGCAGGTGAAAGAAGAACAGGTTCTTCATTTGCTGTTCCAAGATTATCTGCCATTATAACTAAAATAATGCAAAAATTTCCTGGTGTTTCTTATTTAGATGCAAAAGAAATTCTTTTAACTTCTGCTACAAGAGAAAAAGATATACTAGATAATCAATATGGCTGGGGAGTTGCAAATTTATTAAGAGCTTTAAAAGGACCAGGTGCTATAAATACAGGCTTAATCGAAGAACAAAAATTCTATACTGGAATGTATGATAAAGTATTCGATTTTAATGGAAATGCTTATTTTTGGGCTTCCCCTACTAGCGATTGGACTTGGAGCAACGATATTTATGGAAACCTCCCTAAACATCCTTCAGGTTCTACTAAATATGATATAGTTGCAACAACTAAAGATAAAGATGGTGATATTCCTAAAACAAGTTTGGCTTTCCAAACAATAAGAAATGTATCATTCCAAAACTTTATTCCATCCGAAAAAAATTATTATGCTGATACAGCAGAGTTTAAACCAGGTTTAAGAAAAGCAGGTGACAAAACTCTTACTATTAATGGTAATATCTATTATGAAGGGCCTACACAAATCCTTGAAGGAACTCTTGTCTTAAATGGAAATGTACCTAAATCAACTGTAATTGTTTATGAAAACAGCACTGCTGTAATTTCTGGTAATGTAAATCATTTGATAATGGCTGGAGGAAATGTCTACTTAAAAGAAGGGGCTGTTATTGGAACTTTAGAATTTGATCCAAATATCCCTTCTTACATAAATATCGAAAATGAAGGAAAAGGAATAACAATTGGAACAATTGCTTCCAAAAGAGAAAAACTTGATAAATTTAAATCTTTGTTTAAAAATGGTACATTAAAAGCTGAAAAAGAAATAACTAAAATAGATGTGGAAGATGTAAATGTAAATCCTTATAAATATCAAGATTTAAAAAGAGAATATTTCTTTTCAGGCTTTGGAGATAAAATAAAAAAAGTTAAAGGTGATAACATATACCCAAAATTATTAAAAAGATATACTGAAATGGATAAAGCACCTGAAAGTGCCAAAAATATCGTGCCTGGTTATTCAAATGGTCAATTTATGTTAGATGCTTACGCTCCTGGTGATTATGACAAAGAATTTACCAAATTAACTAATCCAATTGCTTCAAATGATAACTACAAAATTTCACCTTCTTCAGTTGAATGGTCTAACTTCTATGATGCTAGACAAAAAGCTGGACTAGAAAATTAAAAAATGATATAATTAAAAAAATAAAAAAAAGAGGTTAGTTTTATGAGATATTTAGATGTTAATTACGAAGACAAAGAAAAAGCGAAAGAATTTGGAGCTAGATGGAATCCGAAAGAGGGTAAATGGGGATTTGAAAAAGAAGAAGATGCACAAAAGTTTTTGGATTGGAAAGAAAATCAGAAAACTAAAGTAGATGTTAGTTACGAAGACAGAGAAAAAGCGAAAGAATTTGGAGCTAGATGGAATCCAAAAAAGAAAAAATGGGAATTTGAAAAAGAGGAAGATGCACAAAAATTTTTAGATTGGAAAAAAAATCAGAAAAATAAAGGTGAAAAATATTATATTCATAAAAAATTTGCAATAAATTTAGATGGAATTGTAGCTGATATTTGTATCGACAAAGGAATGAAAGGCTTTATATTCAAAAAATTAAGGGAAGCGTATAAAATTACCGAAAAAGATAAAAAAGTATCGATTAATTCTTTAAAAGTTGTGATGCCATATCTTGATTTCAAATATTTATTAGACAAGGACAAGGAAAATCCGTTTAATTTAACAAAAGATTCAAAAAAAGTATTTGTTATTTCATCCGAAGAAGTTAAGTCAGATTCATACGAAGAAAGATTAAGACTTAAAAGAAACAGAGAATTTTTAGAAAATTTAACTTATTATATCAAAAAAACTTACGGTAACGGAAAAACTGTAAAAGAGCAAAATTTTGAAGACAATATCGAAATTTATCCACTAAAATATCATTCTTTTCCAAAAGATTACGAGGCGAACGAAAAAAATTACTTCAGTTTGCACAGCAAAATCTATTTAATCAACGAAAAATATGCTTTCATCGGTTCAGCAAACTTGACAAAACAAGGTCTTAAAACAAATTACGAAACTTTATTTTTTGTAAATGGAAATATCGAGCAAAACAAAGAATTAATAAAAAAACTAAATAAATTTTTCTGTGATATAAAAGAAGAACAAAGAATAAAAAAAATAGAGTTTGAAGATAATATATTTAATTATGGTAAAAGCGAAAAAAATAATATTGAAGTAACTCAAGATATAGAGAAAAATAAGACTGAAATAGAAAATGATAAAAGTCTTTTAGAAAAAATAAAAGCATTATTCAGAGTTTAAAATTTATTTAAAAAAATAGTTTATATAAAAAAAAATATTAAAACAAAAAATATAAAAAAAGAGAAAAAATAATAACTCTCTCTTTTTTTATTTTAAATTATTTTAAATTTATTAGAAAAACGGAAGTTAGAAAAAGTGCTTGAAAAATTTAAAAAAAATATGTATAATTATTTTATAAAAAACATAAAGTTATTTACTGTTTAATTTTAAAAAACAAAAATTAAAAAATATTTATTTAATAAATAAAATATTTAAAAAAAATTGGAAGGAAAAAATTATATGAAAAAAATTTTTTTATTAATATCTTTAATTTTTACAGCAAATCTAAATGCCGCAAATTTATTTTATACAAAAGCTAAAACTCCATCAAAAAGTGAAGTTTTAGTAAAATACGCAAAAAAAGTACACCCAAATACAGGATTAAATGACTATATTGCCGTATTTGATCCAAGCACTACGGACGCATACTGGGATAAAATAAATCCCGGAATTCCTAAGCCGAAATTTTATTACAGCAAGTCTGTCGGAGGAACGAATGTAGGAAAGTCTGAGCATTACGCAAATGTGCTTCATGCCTTTTATTTGACCGCCGGAACTGGATTTGGACAAAGACTTATTTCATATTCAATGATGTCAGAACAGAACATGTTTTACGGAATAGCTTCGTATTCAGGAACAGTAGATGACAGAAACAGATGGGACTCAACTTCAAAAATGTTTTATTTTGGCGATATAATAAATGAGACAGCAATAAGCTCAATGAGTCCTAGAAGAGTTTATGGAGATGACGAGACAGGAAATGTAAACCTTTTCTTAAAACCTTTAGGAAATCCTGTATTCACAATTGACAGTGAAATTATGAAAAATTCCACAGGGGTAAGAAGAAACCTTGCCTATCTTACACCTGAAACTATGAAATATGACATGTATGGGGACGAAGTCTTTAAGCTTCTTGATTCTGAAAGAATATATGTAGGCCAGTTTGAATGCGTTAAAAACAATAAGGGAACTGATGTGACTAATCCTGCAACCCTAAGCTCAACAGCCGAAGCAAAAACCTCTGCAGGTCGTGCAAGTCAATTTTCAAGCACATGCAGAACTTCTTCAGAACCTGATGATGCCGAGGCTCGTCCAGTTTATTCACGTTCATCTTCAGTAATGGCTAACGGTGACATATATGACAGGAAAAAGGAGGAACAGAATACAGGGACAAGCTTTTCAGCACCAAAACTTGCAGGAATTGCGGCGCTTATTCAGAAGAAATATCCTGGAATAACTTACCACGAAATCAAGCAGATGATACTTACAACAGCCTACAGGGAAAAGGACGCATTGTCAAATGACTACGGATGGGGATTCGTTGACGAGAGAAAAGTCTTGAACGGACCTAGCAATTTTAATGCCGGGCTTATTGAGGAGCAGAAATTTTTTACAGGATTTTATGACAAAGTGTTTGAACCAAATAGCGATACGGCTTACTTCTGGGCTGAACCTCTTAGCGACTGGACTTGGACAAATGATATAAGAGGAGAGCTGACTTACCTTCCAAGCGGAACTACTTCGTACAATGTAGCCGTTGAGCAGTTTGATAATAAAAAAGGTGATATTGTATCTGGTTTGGACGAGTTTTCCGTTGTTGACAATGTTCCGTTCAAGAATTATATTTCAAGGGAAAAAAACTTCTATGAAAAAACTTCGGACTATAAAGGCGGACTTCGTAAAGCGGGAGACAAGACACTTACAATAAAAGGAAATATTTCATACCGTGGAAAAACTGAAGTGCTTGGAGGAGCGCTTGTTCTTGAGGGGAATGTTTCAAATACAGATATTACAGTATTTGACAGCGCCACACTAGTTCTTAACGGAAGCAATCAGAATGTCACAAGTGAAATTGAGGTTTCAAGAAATGGGTATTTTAAAGTGACAGGAAACAATGTACATATAGCAAACCTTTTCCTTGAAGACGGCGCAAACTTTGGCGGAAACGGAAAAAACATCGTCGTGGACAAGCTCATCGTACCTGAAAACAGAATGGAAGAAGCTAAGGCGATATGCGCTAAGTACGGGTATAATGTCAAAAAGTTTTCAGTCGCTAACGAAAACTATAAGATAAAAGATGTAGAAATTAACGAGAAGAAATTTGCCGACATACCTCGTGAGTTTTACTTCAATAACTTTAAGTCAGCGCCAAAATATATTAGCGACTTTTCACAAGGAAACTTTCAGAAATATTATAGCGAACTTGAAAAAAGATACAAACATCTTCCTGAAAACCCTTACTTTGAAAAAGACCCTGACATAGACCCGTTCCATCTTGATGACATGTTCGGCATGTCAAACAGAATAGTCGGTGCAAGAACAAAGCTTGGCAAAAAAAAGGATATGAATTTCGGAGATGCCAGCGAAATTTTCATAGATAAATAGTAAATAATAAATAAATATTAAAATAAATGAGTAAAAAAAGAAAAGAAAAGAAAATAGGACTAAATTTTACACATAAAAATTAATTTGACATTTTTTTTAAAATAAATTATAATTTAAAAGATAAAAACTTCAATGACTAAGGAGTGAAACAAATTGAAAAAAGTACAATTTATAATAATTTCTACAATATTGTCGTTCGGTTTAATTGTGTCGGCGGCATTAATTTCAAATGCGGTTGACAAGACGAATAAACTTGACAACAGAATTACTGTAAAAGGAGTTGCGCAAAAGAGAATCAAGGCAGATAAAGCGCTCATCAGGATAATAATTTCAGGAAAAAATGAAAATTTGGATAATTTAAGGCAAGATATTGATGATAAAGAAAAAATTGTGATTCAAAAATTAAAAAGTTTAAAAATCAATGAAAATAGTTACGACATTGAAAATTTAAAAATTCAGCCAAATTATGACAAAGAAGCAGAAAAAACTTCTCAAAGCGGTGAAGAAACACAAGTTTCGGCAACCAATATTTCAAACTATGACGGACAGGAAATTATATCAATTGTTACTGGGGATATTGACAAGGTCAAAGAGTTTTATGAAAATTTATTGGAGTTGAAATTACAAAGTGACAATATTGAAATTACAAAACCTGAATATGTTGTTACAAATATTGATAAATATAAAAAAGATTTGCTAGTTGATGCAACAAAAGATGCGGAAAATAGAGCAATTGAAATGCTAAAAGTAAATGGCAATGAAATAAATGGCTTAAAAAGTATGACGCAAGGTCAATTTGAAGTATTAAAAGACAATGAAGATATTTTAAACAAAGATGAAGAAATACAAAACCAAATTTACAAAAGAATGCGACTAGTTGTGACAGCCACTTATTTTATAAGATATTAGTTAATTAATTAAAAATAATAAAATAAATCAGGAGGGAAATTAATGAAACCAGCAGCAGAATTAAGACAAGGAAGTACATACAGAAAGGACAACATACCTTATTTAATACTAAAAGCTGAAAGACACCAATCGACATCAGGAAAAAGACAAAGAGCGGCAGAAGTAAAATTTAAAACAAAAGAGTTAATTTCAGGAAAAATTCAAGAAATTACAGTACTTGCAACTGAATTAA
This genomic stretch from Leptotrichia sp. oral taxon 218 harbors:
- a CDS encoding SIMPL domain-containing protein (The SIMPL domain is named for its presence in mouse protein SIMPL (signalling molecule that associates with mouse pelle-like kinase). Bacterial member BP26, from Brucella, was shown to assemble into a channel-like structure, while YggE from E. coli has been associated with resistance to oxidative stress.), whose amino-acid sequence is MKKVQFIIISTILSFGLIVSAALISNAVDKTNKLDNRITVKGVAQKRIKADKALIRIIISGKNENLDNLRQDIDDKEKIVIQKLKSLKINENSYDIENLKIQPNYDKEAEKTSQSGEETQVSATNISNYDGQEIISIVTGDIDKVKEFYENLLELKLQSDNIEITKPEYVVTNIDKYKKDLLVDATKDAENRAIEMLKVNGNEINGLKSMTQGQFEVLKDNEDILNKDEEIQNQIYKRMRLVVTATYFIRY
- a CDS encoding S8 family serine peptidase, which codes for MKKIFLLISLIFTANLNAANLFYTKAKTPSKSEVLVKYAKKVHPNTGLNDYIAVFDPSTTDAYWDKINPGIPKPKFYYSKSVGGTNVGKSEHYANVLHAFYLTAGTGFGQRLISYSMMSEQNMFYGIASYSGTVDDRNRWDSTSKMFYFGDIINETAISSMSPRRVYGDDETGNVNLFLKPLGNPVFTIDSEIMKNSTGVRRNLAYLTPETMKYDMYGDEVFKLLDSERIYVGQFECVKNNKGTDVTNPATLSSTAEAKTSAGRASQFSSTCRTSSEPDDAEARPVYSRSSSVMANGDIYDRKKEEQNTGTSFSAPKLAGIAALIQKKYPGITYHEIKQMILTTAYREKDALSNDYGWGFVDERKVLNGPSNFNAGLIEEQKFFTGFYDKVFEPNSDTAYFWAEPLSDWTWTNDIRGELTYLPSGTTSYNVAVEQFDNKKGDIVSGLDEFSVVDNVPFKNYISREKNFYEKTSDYKGGLRKAGDKTLTIKGNISYRGKTEVLGGALVLEGNVSNTDITVFDSATLVLNGSNQNVTSEIEVSRNGYFKVTGNNVHIANLFLEDGANFGGNGKNIVVDKLIVPENRMEEAKAICAKYGYNVKKFSVANENYKIKDVEINEKKFADIPREFYFNNFKSAPKYISDFSQGNFQKYYSELEKRYKHLPENPYFEKDPDIDPFHLDDMFGMSNRIVGARTKLGKKKDMNFGDASEIFIDK